In Litorimonas taeanensis, one DNA window encodes the following:
- the uvrC gene encoding excinuclease ABC subunit UvrC, which translates to MSETESPTPENAPSEKAPTLVGVKRIADYVKRLPSKPGVYRMMDEHGTVLYVGKAKDLKKRVTAYTKYDRHSTRIRRMISATTQMEFVVCASETEALLLEATLIKRLKPRYNILLRDDKSFPYILVRKDHEAAQVNKHRGARNIKGDYYGPFASAVAVNRTLDTLQRAFRLRNCTDSIYETRTRPCLQYQIKRCSAPCTGEISIQDYDERIQEAEEFLKGKSDSLRKRLTGQMNEAAQHLHYEKAAELRDRIQAMAQVTASSGGLNPMTFSDGDVIGLYTGGGQTCIQVFFFRAGQNWGNSSHFPRHGKDETSGEVLQAFIAQFYSNKPIPKQIFVSESLPNLNLVEDALSAQSGRRIEVLKPERGEKKKLIRHAVNNAHEALARKLAETASQAKLLDELQEIFGLEAPPERIEVYDNSHIQGTNAIGAFIVAGPSGFQKRDYRSFNIKDKETAPGDDYAMMREVFRRRFSRLAKDKSLEWPDLVLIDGGKGQLSVVTETLDELGVLERTTLVAIAKGPDRNAGRETFFMNNSPEFTLPPRTPALYYLQRLRDEAHRFAIGTHRARRKKDIRKNPLDGISGIGPSRKKALLAHFGSAKAVKSASVEEMAHVEGISLKMAHLIHDYFHDR; encoded by the coding sequence ATGTCCGAGACGGAATCACCCACACCAGAAAATGCACCAAGCGAAAAAGCGCCTACACTCGTTGGCGTGAAACGTATTGCGGATTACGTGAAACGCCTACCGTCTAAACCGGGTGTCTACCGGATGATGGATGAACACGGCACTGTACTCTATGTCGGGAAGGCAAAGGACCTAAAGAAGCGCGTAACAGCTTATACCAAATACGATCGTCATTCGACCCGCATTCGCCGTATGATTAGTGCTACAACACAAATGGAGTTTGTTGTTTGCGCGTCAGAAACTGAAGCTCTCTTGTTAGAGGCCACACTTATTAAGCGATTAAAGCCTCGCTATAATATCTTGCTGCGTGATGACAAAAGTTTTCCATATATATTAGTCCGCAAAGACCATGAAGCTGCTCAAGTGAATAAGCACCGTGGGGCTAGGAATATTAAAGGTGATTATTATGGCCCTTTTGCAAGTGCAGTAGCGGTCAACAGAACTTTGGATACGTTGCAAAGGGCGTTCCGTTTAAGAAATTGTACAGATAGTATTTATGAGACACGGACACGGCCATGTCTGCAATATCAGATCAAGCGCTGTTCTGCGCCTTGTACGGGTGAAATATCAATCCAAGATTATGATGAGCGAATTCAAGAAGCGGAAGAGTTTTTGAAAGGAAAATCTGATTCCCTCCGTAAACGCCTTACGGGGCAAATGAATGAAGCTGCACAACATTTACACTATGAAAAAGCCGCCGAGTTACGTGACCGTATTCAAGCTATGGCGCAAGTGACGGCATCTTCGGGGGGGCTTAACCCAATGACTTTCTCAGATGGAGACGTCATTGGTCTTTATACAGGCGGAGGGCAAACTTGTATTCAGGTCTTCTTTTTCAGGGCAGGGCAGAATTGGGGGAATAGTTCCCATTTTCCACGTCACGGGAAAGACGAAACATCTGGGGAAGTCCTACAAGCGTTCATTGCGCAATTTTATAGTAATAAACCTATCCCTAAACAGATCTTTGTTAGCGAATCTCTACCGAATCTAAATCTGGTCGAAGATGCGCTGTCAGCACAGTCAGGGCGGCGTATCGAGGTTCTAAAGCCTGAACGCGGAGAGAAGAAAAAACTTATTCGCCATGCTGTAAATAATGCGCATGAGGCTTTAGCTCGTAAATTGGCTGAAACAGCGTCACAAGCGAAACTCCTTGATGAGCTTCAAGAGATTTTCGGATTAGAGGCGCCTCCCGAACGGATTGAGGTTTATGATAATAGTCATATTCAAGGAACAAATGCTATTGGAGCTTTTATCGTCGCGGGCCCCTCAGGGTTTCAAAAGCGCGATTATCGGAGCTTTAACATTAAAGATAAAGAGACGGCCCCAGGCGATGACTACGCGATGATGCGCGAAGTTTTCCGACGACGCTTTTCACGTCTTGCGAAGGATAAAAGTCTAGAATGGCCAGATCTTGTCTTGATTGATGGCGGCAAAGGACAGTTGTCGGTTGTGACTGAAACCCTTGACGAACTTGGTGTATTAGAACGCACGACATTGGTGGCGATTGCGAAAGGCCCAGACAGAAACGCGGGGCGAGAAACATTTTTTATGAATAACAGTCCCGAATTTACCCTGCCGCCGCGAACGCCCGCTCTATATTATCTTCAACGTCTGCGCGATGAGGCGCATAGGTTCGCCATTGGAACCCATCGGGCCCGACGGAAAAAAGACATTCGTAAAAACCCGCTTGATGGAATTTCTGGAATTGGGCCTAGTCGCAAAAAAGCCTTGCTCGCGCATTTTGGTTCGGCCAAAGCTGTGAAAAGCGCATCGGTCGAAGAGATGGCGCATGTCGAGGGGATAAGCCTGAAAATGGCGCATCTCATTCATGATTATTTCCATGATAGGTAA
- a CDS encoding CDP-alcohol phosphatidyltransferase family protein — protein MPQEEMITPKQAGGAFADGLTLIRLLTTPVIMALIYFYWPETKMAVLISVLFIIAALTDIFDDYFGGSSRSVNRKFGWVDDAADTTLVVGTLIALLVVIYQEGILAWPFALPAGIIIIREIVIGLTRGFEISRLGWNDSKLGNAKSGLSMLAVCILVASPWLTQAIDKYRAGADNAMDVFNAASPWVWGTGQAVLWVAALLSVISAINILKTPRRVGVLSQGESE, from the coding sequence ATGCCGCAAGAAGAAATGATAACGCCAAAACAGGCCGGCGGCGCATTTGCTGATGGCTTAACCCTTATTCGTCTTTTGACCACGCCTGTGATTATGGCGTTAATTTATTTTTATTGGCCCGAGACAAAGATGGCCGTTTTGATATCTGTTTTGTTCATCATAGCGGCGCTAACGGATATTTTTGATGATTATTTTGGAGGGTCATCTCGGTCTGTGAATCGTAAATTCGGATGGGTGGATGACGCAGCCGATACAACGCTGGTGGTCGGCACTCTTATCGCCTTATTGGTTGTTATCTACCAAGAGGGGATATTAGCTTGGCCTTTTGCGCTTCCAGCAGGCATAATCATAATAAGAGAAATTGTAATTGGCCTGACAAGAGGCTTTGAAATATCCCGTCTTGGCTGGAATGATAGTAAGCTAGGAAATGCGAAATCAGGCCTGTCTATGTTAGCGGTTTGCATCTTAGTCGCTTCGCCATGGCTGACACAGGCCATCGATAAATATAGAGCAGGGGCGGATAACGCTATGGACGTCTTTAATGCTGCATCCCCATGGGTTTGGGGCACAGGACAGGCGGTGTTATGGGTGGCGGCGCTTTTATCGGTAATATCAGCGATAAATATTCTCAAGACACCCCGTAGAGTGGGCGTGTTAAGTCAAGGTGAGTCTGAATGA
- the pgsA gene encoding CDP-diacylglycerol--glycerol-3-phosphate 3-phosphatidyltransferase: MNTATQSPNSERHKLYWVPNALTVIRILSVPLFIAGILSLAFKWELFFGRAWVLLGLFALAALTDFLDGYLARKWRVVSGFGRMIDPIADKLLVAGCLIAFCIVSLGNPWFLIPALAIIFRDILVSGVREHAALTGRVMPPTKLAKWKTAFEMLAIAILLVWIISKSYLPIDSVIPDIVLIAQKLGLACLWLAALLSVYTGSLYFKAGLKE; the protein is encoded by the coding sequence ATGAACACTGCCACACAATCGCCGAATTCCGAGCGTCACAAGCTGTATTGGGTGCCGAATGCTCTGACGGTCATTCGGATCCTAAGCGTACCCCTTTTTATTGCTGGGATCCTATCACTTGCCTTTAAATGGGAATTGTTTTTTGGACGAGCTTGGGTCCTATTAGGATTGTTTGCACTAGCGGCTTTGACTGATTTCTTGGACGGTTATCTCGCCAGAAAATGGAGGGTGGTAAGCGGTTTTGGGCGTATGATTGACCCGATAGCTGATAAACTGTTGGTGGCGGGGTGTTTAATTGCCTTCTGTATTGTTTCTCTTGGTAACCCATGGTTTTTGATACCAGCTTTGGCTATTATCTTTCGGGACATTTTGGTTTCTGGTGTACGTGAACATGCTGCTTTAACGGGGCGAGTCATGCCACCAACAAAACTCGCGAAATGGAAAACAGCGTTTGAAATGTTAGCAATAGCGATTTTATTGGTATGGATAATCAGTAAAAGCTACCTACCGATTGATAGTGTTATTCCTGATATTGTTCTCATAGCTCAGAAATTAGGACTGGCTTGTTTGTGGCTTGCCGCGTTGCTCTCAGTGTACACAGGGTCATTATATTTCAAAGCGGGTTTGAAAGAGTAA
- a CDS encoding DUF2178 domain-containing protein, giving the protein MTKIEDMSEPQRQSWITLLADGAVFIWFWKHMTGNFGLTPKAFTPSELGVFFIQFIIITIIVHTGIAIAFELRKRKAEFQKDERDIDIARRGSHAGYRGLQIGLGIIVVTLILQYIVGSDYHGAISVIEPVEMVFALCGVSYLADLYRHAVILWGYRS; this is encoded by the coding sequence ATGACAAAAATCGAGGATATGAGTGAGCCACAACGGCAGAGTTGGATTACCCTTTTGGCAGATGGAGCTGTATTCATTTGGTTTTGGAAACATATGACGGGGAATTTTGGTTTGACGCCTAAAGCGTTTACTCCCTCTGAATTAGGCGTATTTTTCATTCAATTTATTATTATCACGATTATTGTGCATACGGGAATTGCCATTGCGTTTGAACTGCGCAAGCGCAAAGCTGAGTTTCAAAAAGACGAGCGTGACATAGATATCGCTCGTAGAGGCAGTCATGCAGGATATCGTGGCCTGCAGATTGGCTTAGGCATTATCGTCGTTACGCTTATCCTTCAATATATTGTTGGGTCAGACTATCATGGTGCTATTTCCGTTATAGAGCCGGTGGAGATGGTCTTTGCACTTTGCGGCGTAAGTTATCTCGCCGATTTATATCGGCATGCTGTGATTCTTTGGGGGTATAGATCGTAA
- a CDS encoding helix-turn-helix transcriptional regulator — MGGKKTKITNHVKRTRLLEGLSQVELAKRVGATRQTIIAVEAERYAPSLELAFRIAHVLGEPIESLFVFDSTDWT, encoded by the coding sequence ATGGGGGGTAAAAAAACTAAAATTACCAATCATGTAAAACGCACGCGTTTGCTTGAAGGGCTTTCCCAAGTAGAGCTTGCCAAACGTGTTGGAGCGACACGACAAACGATAATTGCAGTCGAGGCCGAAAGATACGCTCCGTCGCTTGAATTAGCCTTCCGCATTGCCCATGTCCTAGGGGAACCAATTGAGAGTCTGTTCGTATTTGACTCCACAGATTGGACATAA
- the ahr gene encoding NADPH-dependent aldehyde reductase Ahr, with product MSDIQAYAAMEAGGRLEPYTYNPGALPANHVEVEISACGLCHSDLSMVNNDWGASQYPLVPGHEAVGKISKVGEAVKHLEVGQTVGIGWTSQTCQHCSPCLSGSQQRCTSAVSTIAAKGGFANRIQVQDIWAVPLPDGMDAKSAGPLFCGGITVFAPMMDYGLKPTDRVAVIGIGGLGHLAVQFAHAWGCEVTAFTSSMDKEAELKELGAHHVANSRDAGAMKALRGKFDFIISTVNVDLDWASYLATLRSDGQLITVGAVDKPMGIPAFSLISGGKSVGGSDTGSPDMVARMLEFCTRHNIKPMVEYFPMSDVNDALAHLKSGKARYRIVLTN from the coding sequence ATGTCAGATATACAAGCCTATGCCGCTATGGAAGCCGGCGGAAGATTAGAGCCCTATACCTATAACCCAGGGGCGTTACCGGCGAACCATGTTGAGGTCGAAATTTCTGCGTGCGGGCTCTGTCACTCAGATTTGTCTATGGTCAATAACGACTGGGGTGCAAGTCAATATCCACTGGTGCCGGGTCATGAAGCTGTGGGCAAAATCAGTAAAGTCGGTGAGGCCGTCAAGCATCTTGAGGTTGGCCAAACTGTCGGCATAGGTTGGACATCTCAAACTTGTCAGCATTGCTCGCCTTGCTTATCAGGGTCTCAGCAGCGCTGCACATCAGCTGTGTCAACAATTGCCGCGAAAGGCGGTTTTGCCAACCGTATTCAGGTACAGGACATTTGGGCAGTGCCTCTCCCTGATGGAATGGATGCGAAATCTGCTGGTCCTCTATTTTGTGGGGGTATTACCGTATTTGCACCGATGATGGATTATGGCCTGAAGCCGACGGACCGTGTTGCGGTTATTGGCATTGGCGGGCTTGGCCATTTGGCAGTACAATTCGCTCATGCTTGGGGGTGCGAAGTTACTGCCTTTACTTCATCAATGGACAAAGAAGCAGAGCTTAAAGAACTGGGTGCGCATCATGTTGCAAATAGCCGCGATGCAGGCGCGATGAAGGCATTACGAGGGAAATTTGACTTCATTATTTCAACGGTCAATGTAGACCTAGACTGGGCGAGTTATCTTGCAACATTACGATCGGATGGGCAGTTAATTACAGTGGGTGCTGTTGATAAGCCTATGGGCATTCCTGCTTTTTCACTTATTTCAGGGGGTAAATCTGTTGGGGGGTCTGATACTGGTTCACCTGATATGGTGGCACGCATGCTTGAATTCTGCACACGCCATAATATCAAGCCCATGGTCGAATATTTCCCAATGTCAGACGTCAATGATGCGTTAGCGCATTTAAAAAGCGGTAAGGCCCGCTATCGCATAGTTCTGACGAATTAA
- a CDS encoding SDR family NAD(P)-dependent oxidoreductase translates to MSKALNGRVTLVTGASRGIGYAASLALAEAGSDIIALARTQGGLEALDDAIKEKGQSCTIVPMDLNQAEGIDRLGAIINERWGKLDGLLANAGMLGDITPIPHLEPKTWDKLVSVNLTANYRLIRSLDPLLRASDAGRALFLTSGVANSRRAYWGAYAATKAGLEALVQCYAKETEVTNLKVNLLNPGATRTAMRAKAMPGEDPQTLPNPSDIAPLIVKMLSPTYAETDQIISYRDTL, encoded by the coding sequence ATGTCTAAAGCTCTCAATGGCCGCGTCACCCTCGTGACGGGGGCGTCGCGCGGTATTGGTTATGCAGCAAGCTTAGCGTTAGCTGAAGCTGGGTCCGATATCATAGCCCTCGCCCGCACTCAGGGCGGGCTCGAGGCTCTTGATGATGCGATTAAAGAGAAAGGGCAAAGCTGCACAATCGTTCCCATGGATTTAAATCAAGCCGAAGGTATCGACCGGTTAGGTGCTATTATTAATGAACGATGGGGCAAGTTGGACGGGTTGCTCGCAAATGCTGGGATGCTTGGAGACATTACGCCCATCCCTCACCTTGAACCTAAAACATGGGACAAGCTTGTATCCGTAAACCTAACAGCAAATTATCGTCTCATTCGTTCACTAGACCCCTTGCTACGCGCCTCTGATGCAGGACGAGCCCTATTCCTTACATCAGGCGTTGCAAACTCACGCCGCGCCTATTGGGGCGCTTATGCAGCGACAAAAGCTGGTTTAGAAGCCCTGGTACAATGTTATGCTAAAGAGACAGAGGTCACCAACCTAAAGGTCAATCTTCTTAACCCAGGTGCCACCCGTACAGCAATGCGGGCAAAGGCAATGCCCGGCGAGGACCCACAAACCTTGCCGAACCCCTCAGACATCGCGCCCTTGATTGTAAAAATGCTGTCCCCAACATATGCAGAGACAGATCAAATTATAAGTTACCGCGATACTCTCTAG
- the purF gene encoding amidophosphoribosyltransferase — protein MTEASSPHPDSDDFMFDPNEDKIREECGVFGIFGMDNAASLTALGLHALQHRGQEACGIASFDGAKFHSERHLGLVGDNFTGADPSERLPGHISIGHNRYSTAGQTVLRNVQPLFSELHMGGFALAHNGHITNAYTIREQLVEKGALFQSTSDTEVVIHLIARAKKGEFIDRFVNAIRQVDGGYAFIGMTKDMLLGARDRFGIRPLLIGRLGDSYILASETCAFDMIGATFIREVEAGEVVVINADGIRSFTAFPNAKSRPCIFEFVYFARPDSIVSGKSVYEVRKRMGHRLAQETPADVDVIIPVPDSGVPAALGFAQETGVPFELGIIRNHYVGRTFIQPTQQIRDMGVRLKHSANRSMIEGKRVLLVDDSIVRGTTSTKIVRMIKAAGAKEVHFRSASPPIKHPDHYGIDMPSKDKLIAANYDLKAMTEMLEVDSLGFLSVEGLYWAMGETERLADEPQFTDHCFTGDYPTPLIDRDRDASGVSKQLSFLVEVA, from the coding sequence ATGACCGAAGCCTCCTCTCCTCATCCAGACTCAGATGATTTCATGTTTGATCCGAATGAGGATAAAATCCGCGAAGAATGTGGTGTTTTCGGTATTTTCGGCATGGATAATGCCGCCTCACTTACTGCCCTTGGCTTACATGCGCTTCAACATCGTGGGCAAGAAGCCTGCGGCATAGCGAGCTTTGATGGCGCAAAATTTCATTCTGAACGCCATCTTGGTCTTGTTGGAGACAATTTTACAGGGGCTGATCCATCAGAACGCCTCCCCGGCCACATCTCTATTGGACATAATCGTTATTCAACGGCAGGACAAACCGTCCTTCGAAATGTGCAGCCTCTCTTTTCAGAGCTTCATATGGGCGGGTTTGCCCTTGCTCATAACGGCCACATAACAAACGCCTATACCATACGAGAACAACTCGTTGAAAAAGGCGCGTTGTTCCAATCCACATCCGACACAGAGGTCGTTATTCACCTCATTGCGCGCGCCAAAAAGGGTGAATTTATAGACCGTTTTGTCAATGCTATTCGTCAAGTAGATGGTGGATATGCATTTATTGGCATGACCAAAGACATGCTACTTGGCGCAAGAGACCGTTTTGGAATACGCCCTCTTTTAATTGGGCGCTTAGGCGATAGCTATATCTTAGCCTCTGAAACCTGCGCCTTTGATATGATTGGAGCCACTTTCATCCGCGAAGTCGAAGCGGGCGAAGTTGTTGTCATAAATGCGGATGGCATCCGATCATTCACGGCATTCCCGAATGCCAAATCCCGTCCCTGTATATTTGAGTTCGTTTACTTTGCGCGTCCAGATTCAATCGTAAGCGGTAAGAGCGTTTATGAAGTTCGCAAACGCATGGGCCATAGATTAGCGCAAGAAACACCCGCAGATGTAGATGTTATTATTCCCGTACCAGATAGCGGCGTTCCAGCTGCGCTTGGTTTCGCTCAAGAGACAGGCGTGCCTTTTGAACTGGGCATTATTCGAAACCATTATGTAGGACGTACATTTATCCAACCTACACAACAAATTCGCGATATGGGCGTTCGACTTAAACATTCCGCCAATCGCTCCATGATTGAAGGCAAGCGTGTCTTACTCGTAGATGACTCTATCGTTCGCGGTACAACCTCAACAAAAATCGTACGAATGATTAAAGCTGCAGGCGCTAAAGAAGTTCACTTCCGCTCTGCTTCGCCGCCAATCAAACATCCAGATCATTATGGAATCGATATGCCCTCTAAGGACAAATTGATTGCTGCGAATTATGACTTAAAAGCGATGACCGAAATGCTCGAAGTCGATAGTTTGGGATTCCTGTCAGTTGAAGGCTTATATTGGGCGATGGGCGAAACGGAACGTCTAGCCGACGAGCCACAATTTACAGATCATTGCTTCACAGGTGACTACCCAACACCTCTGATTGACCGAGACAGAGATGCCTCGGGCGTCAGCAAGCAACTCTCTTTTCTCGTCGAAGTCGCATAA
- a CDS encoding CvpA family protein encodes MTIGSITFNGFDVVVLLILLISLIIAIQRGFLREVLSLLALFIAGIIALFVWGRFRYAAQNFISPSWLADIALGVGTFALIYLLGIFILTKVFGKLEAPSTKILNRALGAAFGVFRGLILASLGVLVLTASYRASEDAQDFRELIESNQENLPPDFIEKMPYSMRQQMEAEPKELPQYLQNSTFYPLLDRIGGVIRALPFAKMRSYAERIQDGDIDGISREIIK; translated from the coding sequence ATGACTATTGGCTCGATTACCTTCAATGGATTTGATGTTGTTGTTCTCCTGATTCTATTAATTTCGCTTATCATAGCCATACAGAGAGGGTTTCTTAGAGAAGTTCTTTCTCTTCTAGCCCTTTTCATCGCGGGTATAATTGCTCTTTTCGTCTGGGGTCGATTTCGATATGCGGCCCAGAATTTCATTTCACCGTCATGGCTTGCAGACATTGCACTTGGCGTTGGCACCTTCGCTCTCATTTACTTGCTCGGAATATTTATTCTAACAAAGGTGTTCGGAAAGCTAGAGGCGCCCTCCACAAAAATTCTTAACCGTGCCTTAGGTGCAGCATTTGGCGTGTTTCGGGGTTTAATTCTAGCGTCTTTAGGCGTTTTGGTTTTGACCGCTAGCTATCGGGCAAGTGAAGATGCGCAAGATTTCCGTGAATTGATAGAAAGCAATCAAGAGAATCTGCCGCCTGACTTCATTGAAAAAATGCCATATTCTATGCGACAGCAAATGGAAGCAGAACCCAAAGAGTTGCCACAATATCTTCAAAATTCTACTTTCTACCCTTTACTTGACCGCATTGGTGGTGTGATACGCGCTTTACCCTTTGCTAAAATGCGTTCATATGCAGAACGCATTCAAGACGGCGATATTGATGGCATTAGTCGGGAGATTATAAAATGA
- the radA gene encoding DNA repair protein RadA → MPKPSTQFVCQSCGTVHGKWAGRCDACGEWNTLVEEITAQNERPAHKRRKGRTLDFVDLGGESQDVPRLKTGIEELDRVTGGGLVAGSALLVGGDPGIGKSTLLLQAVGRLAKNGIKTAYVSGEESVGQVRRRAKRLGLADNPVSLAAETSLGPIIDGLMAEKPDVVIIDSIQTLWSDQLGAAPGTVAQVRACAQELTRFAKKRGTCVILVGHVTKDGQIAGPRVVEHMVDAVLYFEGDRAHQFRILRAHKNRFGPTDEIGVFEMRESGLSEVPNPSALFLDGRGDLSSGAAVFAGLEGSRPVLTEIQALVAPAAFGTPRRAVVGWDNGRLAMVLAVLEARCGVSFAGKDVYLNVAGGLRINEPAADLAVAAALVSSAFDMPLPVDTVVFGEISLSGDVRAVGRSDARLKEAAKLGFKRAIAPRPLKRKDGSPEHKNDSSPLPIIAIKALPDLVRRVEASAEAGPDWESNWAA, encoded by the coding sequence TTGCCCAAACCTTCAACACAATTTGTCTGCCAATCATGTGGCACTGTTCACGGAAAATGGGCTGGCCGCTGCGATGCCTGTGGCGAATGGAATACACTTGTCGAAGAAATAACGGCTCAAAATGAACGTCCTGCCCATAAGCGCCGCAAAGGCAGGACTTTAGACTTTGTCGATTTAGGCGGGGAGAGCCAAGATGTCCCTCGGTTAAAAACAGGTATCGAGGAGTTAGACCGCGTAACCGGTGGTGGCTTGGTTGCAGGCTCGGCCCTCTTAGTTGGCGGAGACCCAGGCATTGGCAAGTCAACTTTGCTATTACAGGCCGTTGGACGCTTAGCTAAAAATGGGATTAAAACAGCCTATGTTTCAGGCGAAGAAAGTGTTGGTCAAGTGCGTCGCCGCGCCAAAAGATTAGGTCTTGCCGACAACCCTGTATCACTCGCTGCCGAAACATCTCTTGGGCCCATTATAGATGGATTGATGGCTGAAAAACCAGATGTTGTGATTATCGATTCCATTCAAACCCTCTGGTCAGATCAACTCGGCGCGGCCCCGGGTACAGTGGCGCAAGTTAGGGCCTGCGCGCAAGAACTCACCCGCTTTGCCAAAAAGCGCGGTACATGTGTTATTCTTGTTGGCCACGTAACAAAAGACGGGCAGATCGCAGGCCCTCGAGTAGTAGAACACATGGTGGATGCTGTCCTCTATTTCGAAGGTGATCGCGCACACCAATTTCGTATTCTCAGGGCCCATAAAAATCGTTTCGGCCCTACTGATGAAATCGGGGTTTTTGAAATGCGCGAGAGCGGCTTATCTGAAGTCCCGAACCCATCCGCTCTTTTTTTAGACGGCCGCGGAGATCTGTCGAGTGGGGCTGCTGTCTTTGCTGGGCTTGAAGGCTCACGCCCTGTCCTTACTGAAATTCAAGCCCTTGTTGCGCCAGCGGCTTTTGGCACGCCGCGCAGGGCTGTTGTTGGCTGGGACAATGGGCGCCTAGCGATGGTCCTTGCCGTATTGGAAGCGCGGTGCGGCGTAAGCTTTGCCGGCAAAGATGTTTACCTCAATGTAGCGGGTGGACTACGAATCAATGAACCCGCGGCTGATCTAGCCGTGGCTGCAGCGTTAGTCTCCTCAGCTTTTGATATGCCCCTCCCTGTTGATACTGTTGTCTTTGGAGAAATTAGCTTGTCAGGAGATGTACGGGCAGTTGGGCGGTCGGACGCACGCCTTAAAGAAGCCGCTAAGCTCGGTTTTAAACGCGCAATCGCACCCCGCCCTCTAAAAAGAAAAGACGGATCACCCGAACATAAAAATGATTCATCACCCTTACCGATTATTGCAATCAAAGCTTTGCCCGACCTCGTTCGGCGTGTAGAAGCGAGTGCAGAAGCAGGTCCAGACTGGGAAAGTAATTGGGCCGCATAG
- a CDS encoding DsbA family protein, with amino-acid sequence MKHFFTTLSAIALATSMSACAEAGPKSASNLDRSDIENIVKEYLLENPEIIREALIELENRNDAEDMSAAMKVVSSQIYNDPRDVVIGPKDAKVTVVEFFDYNCGYCKRSTSWVEGIIKDHPNDVRVIFKELPVLDRGRQGTSREAAKAALAAARQGKYLEVHVALMNERSLSESRIRNIVEKAGLDMDKFDADRKDVALEQHIDDTYKLSNRIPALTGTPFFFVNDDYVSGANVPKLETLVSSALKG; translated from the coding sequence ATGAAACATTTTTTCACAACCCTTTCCGCCATTGCACTTGCAACCTCTATGAGTGCTTGCGCAGAGGCTGGTCCTAAATCAGCATCGAATCTAGACCGTTCTGACATTGAAAATATTGTAAAAGAGTATTTATTAGAAAACCCTGAAATTATCAGGGAAGCCTTAATTGAACTTGAAAATCGCAATGACGCGGAAGACATGAGCGCGGCGATGAAGGTCGTCTCTTCACAAATTTACAACGATCCTCGCGATGTCGTTATTGGCCCCAAAGATGCTAAAGTCACCGTTGTAGAGTTTTTTGATTACAATTGCGGATATTGCAAAAGATCTACTTCTTGGGTCGAAGGCATCATAAAAGACCACCCTAATGATGTACGTGTCATCTTTAAAGAATTACCTGTCCTCGACCGCGGACGACAAGGTACATCGAGAGAAGCTGCTAAAGCAGCGCTAGCCGCCGCCAGACAAGGAAAATACCTTGAAGTGCACGTAGCCCTGATGAATGAGCGCTCTCTCAGTGAAAGTCGCATTCGCAACATTGTTGAAAAAGCTGGCCTTGATATGGATAAGTTTGATGCAGATAGAAAAGATGTCGCCTTAGAACAACATATCGATGATACTTATAAACTATCAAACCGCATCCCAGCGCTAACAGGAACACCGTTTTTCTTTGTAAATGACGACTATGTTTCCGGCGCTAACGTCCCAAAATTAGAAACACTCGTAAGCTCAGCTCTGAAAGGCTAA